A segment of the Mercurialis annua linkage group LG4, ddMerAnnu1.2, whole genome shotgun sequence genome:
GAAGGAAGACGAGCTGGTTTATATTACTTTTTGGTAAAAGCATTGAAATTATATTTTCCTTAAAATAGCTTATCAAAACTGTGTTCGtaataactataaaaattaaagaaatggtTTGTGCTGCATTGCCAAGAATACATTCAAGAGGAAAAACTCGAGGTTTGACTTTGCATTTTATTTGCTGGAATACAATCAAAAGTTTTAACTTTGAGTGAATTTTTGGCAGTAATTTGACAACTGAACTTGCGATAATCAAGTtcattgaactaagtgtcttgAATTTCTGATCCCAAAAGAATTGTTTTCTAACTTTGAGTGGATATTTGGCTTTAACTTGACAATTGAACTTGCGATAATTGAGCTGATTAAGTGGCTTGACCTCCTCAACTCAAATAACCGtttaaatatgtattttgaTTCCGCTATTTTATTCTGCAATTTTGGGCGACATGTAAACCATTATTGTTTTGGTCTTTGCAGGCAGTGAAGCCAGGAGATACCATTTTTGTTGGCCACTACCTATTTACTGGTAGTGAAACTACCTCTGTATGGCTGGAGGTAATAAAAGAGAATCTAGAGGGACTAATTCACTATATAGAGCTTGTTGTTTGTGTTATTTTCTTGTGTTCCTTTAGTCAATCAGTGAATTGTTGGATTTAGTTGTTTTTGTACTTTGACATTAGTAGTGAGAGTTCTTGTCGGCTTAAATTTACTTACAATCTTTTTCATAGATGTGTTCGTGCACTTCATCACACACTTAACTCTTCCAGGAagaaatttccattttttttggATATGTAAGAAATTTGCACTTATTCATTGTTGGTTTCCTACTGCAATTGGGCAGGTTTCTGAGGTGAAGGGCGATGATGTGGTTTGTGTGATAAAGAATTCTGCAACTTTGGCAGGGTCATTGTTCACTATGCATGCCTCTCAAATTCGCATTGACCTGCCAACCCTTTCTGATAAAGATAAGGAGGTGATTCTTGCTTTTGGCTCATTTAGATTTAGCAGATGGTGTTTTCAACTTTAAGTTCTTGCATGTTTACTCAGTTTCTGCATTCTTCAATTTAATGGTTTTATGGATTTTCAAATTTTAGGTTATAAGCACCTGGGgagttaaaaacaaaattgactTCCTCTCTTTGTCTTATACTCGACATGCAGAGGATGTGCGCCAGGTAAATTTTTTTCTGAACAAATATGCTCCTGTTTGATATATTTGTGACAACTCTTCCCGAGTTCCCGTATAGTTTTAATTGAACTGTTCGTCTCTATTGCTTAAGTGATAGTCTTCTTCCTGTTAAAATGCAGACGCGTGAGTACCTCTCTAAGCTTGGCGACCTCAGTCAGACTCAAATCTTTGCAAAGATTGAGAATGTAGAGGTAAATTACATACACTATTCCTCAAGCACTTGATCCGAAGTATATTCCAACAACTTCCAACTAAGGGTTGATACCTGTTATTTCAGGGATTAACTCATTTTGATGAGATATTACAAGAAGCTGATGGAATAATCCTTTCACGTGGGAATTTGGGCATAGATCTCCCTCCCGAGAAGGTAACGTTTCTTTAAGTTGCAACAATGGTTTAGCTTCTAGCATCTATTTGTTCTTCTTTAATCAAGCAACTGTGAGAGATGCAATATCTGTATATGCTGCTTTTTATTTATGGGTATATCTAGTGCTGTACTGCCATGCTATGTATATACATGTTCAAAATGCTACAACTCTGTTGACATTACACTTTTTACTTGCATGTGTTTGTATGCAAAGACAATGAGAGTGCAAACTGTAacgaaaaattaattacaagtGTGCTTATGAAATGGTATTATACTACAATTCCTCTCTTTTAGAATTATTTAAGCTTCCAGCCAGCTATTATTCCTTTCTTCAATTGAGTAGCTTCGATTTATACACCAGATAAGAAATTTATATCATTGGAAAAGATGAAAAACTAATAACCAAGTGATACTTAAAATTGAACCTGTCTGAATTTAGATTTTCTTGCAGGATATTCTAAATTTCTGCTATTAATAGGAACAATCTGGTGTGGTACAGGATTTTGTTTTTGAGAAGATATCTGACTTTAATATAACTGgtgttttctttaaattttttccctATTATGTGATCATACTAGGAAACTAATAGGACAATAAGCATGTAGTGATTTCTAATATTCTGGGGGTTGTCCTTCTGTTATGATTACACTTCTCATGCTATTGAGCAAGAAGAAAGTCCATTTACTACTGCAGACTGATAACTTGATTCTTTGCATTTGCAGGTTTTCTTATTTCAGAAAGCGGCTTTGTACAAATGTAACATGGCTGGCAAGCCTGCAGTGGTTACTCGTGTTGTTGACAGTATGACTGACAACTTAAGGCCAACCCGTGCAGAAGCAACTGACGTTGCTAATGCTGTGTTGGATGGTATGTATTAGTTATATCCTTTATTTCTAGCTTAGGCTCTGgctttatttttagtattaaaGTTCCATGCAATAGTCATCTGTTGGGGCAGGAAATAATTTTTCTTCTGCTTCATTTATTAGTTCCTTGCATTGTGAATACTTTGTGCTCTTTTTCTTTATGCATAGTTTTTTGTGGTACTGCTTATAAAGTATAAAATCTGACATCCAATCTTTAAATGTATTACATCTCTTAATTGTGGCAGGAAGTGATGCAATTCTTCTTGGTGCCGAGACTCTTCGTGGACTGTACCCCGTTGAAACCATTTCTATCGTTGGTAAAATTTGTGCTGAGGTAACTTTTTTTTCTTGGGTGTTCCCCCATTCAATTATTATTCGCTAAGAGATATAGTTTCTGAATGCAAAACTGCTACTTGAGGagttaaatgtttttaaacttttgcatCTTGGTGAAAACTGTGAGCCTTTGGCATGTTGGAATTACATGGTTGTGTTATGTAAGTTTCACAATTTAGCTGCTTTGGGTGTTGGTAACAATTTTTAGGTTTATGTATGGGTTTTTGGTTTTATGTATGGGTTTTTGATGCTCTATCTACTCATGCAGGCAGAAAAAGTTTTCAACCAAGACATGTATTTCAAGAAAACTGTCAAGTATGTTGGAGAGCCAATGACCCACTTGGAATCTATTGCGTCTTCTGCGGTACTGTTGCCTTTTCATTTTATCATTAATAATTAGTAGTCAGATTACCTTCGTCACACTCTAGTTTCTGTTGAACTAATTTAAGATTTTCAAGTTTGCGCCTAAGGAGCGTTGTTAATTTTGCCCAGGTTCGAGCTGCTATTAAGGTGAAAGCATCTGTTATTATTTGTTTCACTTCATCAGGAAGGGCAGCAAGGTATATCTCTGTTCTTCCTCATCTTTTTATGTCTGCAATTAAGTTTTGCAGGCTTCAGTCAAAGTTACAGCGAT
Coding sequences within it:
- the LOC126677361 gene encoding pyruvate kinase 1, cytosolic; the protein is MHSSHLLLEEPIRMASILEPSKSNFFPAMTKIVGTLGPKSRSVEVLSGCLTTGMSVARFDFSWGDAEYHQETLENLKTAVKSTKKLCSVMLDTVGPELQVVNKSETSITLVADGVVVLTPHQDQEATSEVLPINFNGLAKAVKPGDTIFVGHYLFTGSETTSVWLEVSEVKGDDVVCVIKNSATLAGSLFTMHASQIRIDLPTLSDKDKEVISTWGVKNKIDFLSLSYTRHAEDVRQTREYLSKLGDLSQTQIFAKIENVEGLTHFDEILQEADGIILSRGNLGIDLPPEKVFLFQKAALYKCNMAGKPAVVTRVVDSMTDNLRPTRAEATDVANAVLDGSDAILLGAETLRGLYPVETISIVGKICAEAEKVFNQDMYFKKTVKYVGEPMTHLESIASSAVRAAIKVKASVIICFTSSGRAARLIAKYRPTMPVLSVVIPRLKTNQLKWSFSGAFEARQSLIVRGLFPMLADPRHPAESTSSTNESVLKVALDHGKAAGVIKSHDRVVVCQKVGDASVVKIIELED